The Belonocnema kinseyi isolate 2016_QV_RU_SX_M_011 chromosome 10, B_treatae_v1, whole genome shotgun sequence genome has a window encoding:
- the LOC117181774 gene encoding uncharacterized protein LOC117181774 isoform X2, which yields MKPHTGALFFTLTICCYSIDLSAAVIERPLKLPIRRPGLQLPVVDSNDPLLKKQRYDLRTAQDWKRPSKLQVKRAGSSNNQPYTHNIPVVDSNDPLLHYQRSDLRTEHGWKKSSKLQVKRAGSLNNQPHTHNLPVVGSTDPLLHRQSSDLSIVQRWNSPSQHGDHQNQVQNIIRKKYHPNRAFAV from the exons ATGAAGCCACATACTGGTGCTCTGTTCTTTACCTTGACGATTTGTTGTTATTCTATTG atttaagtGCAGCGGTCATCGAGCGACCTTTAAAACTACCAATAAGACGTCCAGGCCTACAACTTCCAGTAGTGGACAGTAATGATCCTCTTCTTAAGAAACAGCGTtatg ATTTGAGAACAGCCCAGGACTGGAAAAGGCCTTCAAAACTACAAGTAAAACGTGCAGGCTCTTCAAATAATCAGCCATATACCCACAATATTCCAGTCGTGGACAGTAATGATCCCCTCCTTCATTACCAACGTTCTG ATTTGAGAACAGAACATGGCTGGAAAAAGTCTTCAAAACTACAAGTTAAACGTGCAGGCTCTTTAAATAATCAGCCACATACCCACAATCTTCCAGTAGTGGGCAGTACTGATCCTCTCCTTCATCGTCAGTCTTCGG ATTTAAGTATAGTCCAGCGTTGGAATAGCCCTTCTCAACATGGTGATCACCAAAATCAAGTTCAAAATATAATACGTAAAAAATATCATCCAAATCGTGCTTTTGCTGTCTAA
- the LOC117181776 gene encoding uncharacterized protein LOC117181776, whose product MIGMKLLTLVVVFSFSVDSSSATGRRGRSKLPIQSPQSSSSSNDPQNENPEVNSHLVGHKFYLSQYPHPNNFIINFNNSIHSHQLGSQVSPKFRRQFSQQSRPQFRPQKRPNRKDNGPYERHFTVLDSNPQSHNIPSYRISKHPFKIEGSSSEHNNSPQNHNQLPNRAQMDLNLPPSEEKKPFLDLNKIPDPEHD is encoded by the exons atgaTTGGTATGAAGCTCCTCACTTTGGTTGTGGTTTTCTCTTTTTCTGTTG ATTCAAGTTCAGCTACGGGCAGGCGAGGTCGTTCAAAACTACCAATCCAGAGTCCACAAAGTTCAAGTTCTTCAAATGATCCACAAAATGAAAATCCAGAAGTTAATTCTCATCTTGTAGGgcacaaattttatctttcacaATATCCAcatccaaataattttattataaatttcaacaatagTATTCATTCTCATCAACTTGGTTCGCAAGTAAGTCCCAAATTCCGTCGTCAATTTTCTCAGCAATCCCGACCACAATTTCGTCCCCAAAAACGCCCAAATCGGAAAGACAATGGACCATATGAAAGACACTTTACAGTATTGGATTCAAACCCACAAAGTCATAATATTCCATCTTACAGAATTTCTAAGCATCCTTTTAAAATAGAAGGCAGTTCTTCAGAACATAATAATTCTCCCCAAAATCACAATCAGCTTCCAAATCGTGCTCAAATGGACCTCAACCTTCCTCCGTCAGAGGAAAAGAAACCTTTTCTAGACCTCAATAAAATTCCTGACCCTGAACATGATTAG